ATGGGTTGTTTTGCAGGATCAGGTGGTCATAATGAATTTGTTCCAGGTGCAAATAGTGAATATGGAATTGAACATGTGGAAGACAGACGTTTCTTGGATGCTGTCGCTAAATATGTGCAAGCAGCAGGATGGAAATATGTGAACTGTAGTGACGAAGTAGGAACAACAAAAACCGCAGTTTGGAGTAATGCAGCAAATAATCATTTGAGAGTGAAAGATAGTGATGTAGATTTGCAGTTTCATTTAAATGCTTCTCCAGGTGGTACAGGTTGTGAAGTGTGGTTGCATCCTTCATACGGTAATAGACAGTTGGCCGCAAAGATTTCAAAAGCGATGGCTAATGCATTGGGATTGAGAGATCGAGGAATTAAATTTTCTACGGATTTAGGTTGGATTAATAAAACAAAGACAGGATTACTTCCTGAAATTTGCTTTATCGATAATGAGACGGATATGCAAAAATATCACGCTAACTTTGATAAAGCAGCTAAAGCGGTAGCCGAGGTTATTGTGGGTAAAACAATTCAATCATTTGAAGGAGTGGCAATTATTGTGAATAAATTTAATAAAGTTGTTACGTATGAGTTTGGTACAGCGTTAGTGCCGGAATTGTTAGGGATGATGGATTCTTTAGGATATGAATCTTGTATCATTTCTGGCGGGGACAAGCAAGGTCTAGTAAGATTTGAAACAAATTACCGCCAAGGTAATGAACTAGATCGAGCTACAGCATGGTTGGACACAAGAGGTCTTAAATATTTTTATACAAAAGAATAGTTTAATTAAAAATAACAGCCGACGTATTTATATTAAGTCGGCTGTTATTTTTAACTATGACAACAATTCCTCTACTCCGACGCTATCTATTAACAGCGCTTTTAATGAAGGAGCAATTTTAATTGTCTCTTCAATATCTAAATCTCCAAAATCCACTGTATATAATCCAAAGCCTTCATTTCCATCTACATATAATAATGCTTTTCCACCTTCATCATCACCAATTGCCAATGAATTTGGTATATATTTTTGAATATTATGTGCTTCATTCATCTCTATGCAATCAGCGGGGCTCCAAATACGTATGTAAAGTTCATTTTGTACATTAATCTCTGCATTTGTACAATGTTGAATTACTTCTAAATAATCTAATGGTACATCTATTGATGAGAATTTTTGTAATTCTTTAATAGCCTCTTTACTCGCTGGTGATTCATAAGATTCTAATGTGAAGGCCTCATTTAATTTTTCTAGAATATTCATTAATAATCAATCCTTTCATACTTTACTTTTAGTTTATCAAGCATTTTATATTGCTGTTCTAAAGTTTCTGAAATGTTTTCTTTAGAAAATCCTGCGCGTTCAAAATCAGATACTAGATATTTTAATTCATCTTGTAAAGTAGAGCTCCATTTCCCATTACCTAAACTTAAACGCTCATCGCGTCTTAAATTCTGTGCATTTGAAATTATGGTGTGAGGTAATCCTTTTCCTGTCTCGATAGTCACTGTTGGTGCGAGCTTCGGATCATATCCGTACTTGCCTAAATTTTCTTTTGCCCATTGTTGCTGTAAGCCATGATGTGATTGTAAATTACCGCCGTTTGGTCCGCGCCCCTTTGGCTTAGGCATTGAATCACGATGTGTTTTATTAAATAACAGATAATTTGGCTTTGTGCTGGTTACAGCTTTAGTAGCTTCAACTGCTTCTGCAGTCATTTTCACACCTTTTCCAACTTTAGCGAGTTTTCCAATAGGTGTAATACCAGCTACGGCCATTCCACCTGCAAAAATTCTATCCCAGGTTGACAGTTTTTCTCCAGTATAAGGGTCAACTCCATCCCACGCTTTTTTAATATCATACTCACCACTTAATTCACCAGCGATATCTCGAGCTAGTTTAACGCTATCAAATCCTTTTTCTTCAGAAGAAGGTTTATCACACATTGCGCCTTCTTCCAATGTAACATCTTGATTATCTGCATTGCGAAACTTTTCGGCAATTCGTTTCAAATCTTCTTCCACTTGTATAATTGAATTGATAGATGTAAAAGCTTTTGGCCTCGCATCATTGAACATTTGAGCAAATTGTTGATTAGAGGCACCAATCCATTGAGAACACAATCGATCTATTTCATTGCATAAATTATTATGTATAGATTCTAATGCGATTCGGGTATTACTTGCGCAATTAGCAACTTCTTCTAGCATTTCAGGTGTCACTTTGATTTGAACCATTTTTTTCCTCCCTTTCCCCAATTAAAATTATGAGATAAAAAGAAAAAAATGTAAATATGGAAACTTTAGATTAGTATAATAATATTTATGTGAAATAAAATCTGTTTAATTGTAAATAAAGCTTATGTGTATGTAAAGTAACAATAAGAGCCACGATTGTGAGCGGTTTTTTATTTTGCATCAATAATATCAATAAATTTCAACGTCATATTATTGTAAAATGCATCTGTGCAAAGTATAGATTTATTCAGCGGATCAATATCCACGACAGTCATATAGTTAGTAAGTAAAAAACCATCTTCATAATATGTAATTAATATTTCTTCTTCAGAAAGCAACGAACATAATAGCATGTTCTCAATAAGCTCTTGTTCATCCTGAGTTAATGTAGGGCGTTCTACTTTTGCCTTGTCTTTAATAATCTCACGGATACCTGCAAATTGTTCTGGCATCGCTGCGAATGGAGTCCATTTAACCATTCCTCGTCCTTTTGGCATATTAGCGTTGTTCATGCTTTATGTCCCCCTAACAATGTGTTTCTGTATCTTGCTGTCGCACTATTTGTATACGAAATTCCTCTTAATATGCTGTTTTTACCAAATTTAGTGCGTATTTCGTCCATTACTTTAGTTAGTTTCATTTCTTTTTCTCGTTGCATTACATTATCGAATAGTGAGATTTGTTCTTCGCCTTCATTGATTAAGTTAGTTAAAGAAACATTGATAGTTCTAATGGGTTCCCCAGTATAAAACTCGTGTAAAAAATATGTACAAATCTTATAAATATCCATTGTTAAATTGGTTGGTCGGTTCATAGTGTGAGTTTTTCTGAAGCCACCAGCGTAATTCTTACTGTAACCAATGGAAAAATGAATAGTTTGAGCTAGTTTGTTTTGCCTTCGCATTCGATAACAAACTTCCTCAATATGTTCCAGTAGAATAATCGGGAATTCTTCTATGTTGTAATCACGCATAAGTATTTGACTCTTACCAATAGAAGTTGTTGTTGGAACATATTTTTCTGATATGCGGCTAAAATCAATGCCGTTGCTATGTAAGTGTAGTTCTTCGCCAATGACCCCGAAGCTCTGTTTTAAATATTTGAGTGGATATTGCGCCAAGTCTCCGATTGAGTGAATGCCTTTTCGGTTTAACTTTGCTTCTGTCTTACCCGAAATCCCCCAAAACTTACTCAGCGGTCGTATTGGCCATAATTTTATGGGTACATCTTCGTACTTCCAGTATGCTATGCAATCTTTCGTTTTCTTTGCCTCCACATCTAAGGCAACCTTGCTCATTAAAGGATTAGGGCCAATGCCTATCGTGCATTCAATTCTTGTCTTTGCATATATTTCACGCTTGAATTTCAATGCAAATTCATATGGATCGTTAGCAAACAAATGAATACTATCCGTAATGTCCATAAAGAACTCATCTATGGAATATTGGTGGAAATCCTCAATTGGCACGTATTGTAGAGCCAACTTAGTGATGTAATTAGAGCATTTTATGTAAGTACTCATAATTGGATTTACCACAAGGATATCTTTACGACGTGGTATCTCATACAATCTCGCCATTTTCTTAACACCTAATGCTTTTAATGGTGGAGTTGCAGCCAAAACAATTGACCCACTCCTATTCACATCACCAACTACAGCCAATTTAGTATGAAGTGGGTCTAATCCCATTTTGATGCACGATACGCTGGCATAGAACGAACGAAGATCTACACATAAAACAATTCGATTTGGCAATATTGAATAGTCATACACCGTTATTCCCCCTAAATAACAGAACGTTAGTTCTTATTATATACGAATGTATGTTCTTTTATGAAGAGGTTTTTTCAAAAAAATAAAAATAGCCCCACTCGTTTAAGTGAAGCTACATACCAAAATAAAAATTGTTTTTTAGGTTTTTCACCTATACATATCATAACCCAATGAATATATAGATAAATGTACTAAATAAATTAGAAAATAAGGAGGTTGAAAACTTATGTATCAAAACTCATATCCATATCCATATCAATATCCTCAAACCTATATGGACAATATGTATCGTGAATTTACAAGTAAAATAGGAACGTTTTTTACTATTTTAAATAACGTCCCTATATCAGGAGGGACGATTCCATCTGGAACGCGCGTTTTTATTCATAATGTAAGACGTGATGCTGCAGGAAATGAAATAGTTACAATAGTATTTCCTCAAATGGTAACAGGTGGCTGTATAGCTCGCGCCACAGATGTTTTAGGTTCTGTACTTGAAGCACCAGCTCCGGTTCTGCAGTTCCGAGATCAATATTGATAGAGTAATTTATCTAGACTTAAAGTATAAAAAAAGGAATTACTTAAGTGTTAGTGTAAATGTATCCGTTGTAGTGTTATGTGGTGGGGTTTTTATTATGGTTGGTAGTCAGTAACGGGGCTTTCGTTAATTTCACGGGCAGGGATTGGCTATATTGTAGTTCAAATGATTCTGTTGTTTATGCGATTACTTGTTGAGGTTGCTAAGGCTATTTAGTCCTACTTAATGTAGGACTTTTTCATATAATAATAACCATCTATCGTTATTATCAGACAACATATCTTAACTCAACATTCACAATAAATAGTTTTATGTTTCTAAAATTGTAATATATTTACATATTTAAAAATCGAAAGTATGATGAAGGTGCAAGCTATAAAACTATTAAAGGGGGATTTTTTATGTTAAAGAAACTAGTAATTGGAGCATTAGCAACTGGAATTGCTTTATCTGGGGCCGGAGGAGCACTTGCAGCTGAACAACCTAAGGTAGTTGATAAAAAGGTTTCATCCAATTCCATAGCATCGGTTAATGTAGGTAACGGGCAAACTGATGGAGCACTTTATTCTATTAGTGATTATCGTATAATTCCAGTAAAAGCTGCGAGTTTAAGTCAAAAATCACTTTCTGTGGATTTATGGGGACACTCAGATACTAAAATTTCTATTTATGAAGATAGCGAGTATGGTAGACTTTTAGGTTCATGGACAATGTCTGAAACACCAAAGACGGTAAGCATTAACCCTAGTAAAACTTATTATTTACGTATTGGTGTAATGCCATATGGCCAAAATAGTCCTTGGAACTATGTGGTAAATTGGCAATTTAAATAATTAAGAAAAAGTCCTGTTTATACAGGGCTTTTTTCTTTGCAGGAATTCCCTAATCGTCATGGAATACTGTCACTAGGAGGTGTTGTGACGTTATGACGGACGAAATTGTTTATTCTGCGAGTGAAGTATACAAACGACTAGGAATCTCCGATAGCACCCTTAGAAAGTACATGGAAGTATTGCAACGCGAAGGATTCGCAGTAAAGAAAGATAATCGTGGCAGACGCCAATACACAGACAGTGACATTATGGTGATTGAGAAATTAATTGAACTGAGTAAGCATGACGGTATGACGCTAGAAAAGGCTGCGAAGATGATTGCGCAGCAAATTGAAAAAGTTAATCCGGATCTGATTCAAGAAGAGACTGAGGAAACGGATTTAGTGCCATTCCATATTAAGCAGCAATTACAGGAACAGTACAGCGTTATGGCGCAAGAAATGAATCAGAGTATATTAGCGATGGAGAAGCGATTAAGTGAGCAGGCGAAGCAAAGCAATGAGGAAATCAAAGCGAGCGTAGAAGCGCATAATGAGCGAGTGGAAAAACGATTGGAAGCGCGGGATGAAACCCTTATGAAGACACTACGCGAGATGCAGGAAACGAAGAGAATGATGCAGGAATTTCGGGATGAGGTTGCTGCAGCGAAAGAAAAGCAAAAGCCGTGGTGGAGGTTCTGGTAAAGGATTTCGAACAAACTACGCGAAAGTAGAAAAGTATACATTTCTACTTTTCTACTTTGTAGGAAGATGTATTTATTATTGTATTTTTAACATAAAGTGGTATCGTCAGCATTTCGGAAAAAAAGCTAAGCAACAAAAAAATAAGCTGTCTATATAGACAGCTTATTTACATAAAATTCGAAAGCGGAAGTTAAAAATTCTTAGTTTCTTGCTCAATTAATGTACAGAGATAATAAAGTTGTTTAATTTACAATAAAGTCATTTAAAAAATAATATAGTTGTTTAAAAATCCTTCTTCTACTAACGAGGCAGGTTAGTGAAAGAAATAGCAAGTGGGTTTAACTAGGAGAAGTGTCGATGACATTAAAGAAGACACCGAGGTGTCTTCTGTTTTTTAAATTAAGAATATCGATAAATTAGGATTTATTTACTTAATATTATACTTATTTTCGGACCGAGGCATCTAATCGGTGAGTATATACAAACCAAGTAATGCTTGCTGTTAATAATGTTGACGAAATTAAAGCTGTAAGAACACTATATGTTTGCCAAATAAGTATCGTTGACCAATCGAAGGCAAAAAACATTATACACTGGGCAATCGTAGCGATTAGGAAAATAATTGTTACGATTGTTCTCTTTTTTGTCATTGGCTGCTGCTCATTCGTTTTCCTTTTTCTTAATCCTAAGAAAAATAACAGAACGGCTAATAGACAAAGAATAATTGTGGTAGACGACAAAATGATGTCCAAAAGCTGTGTGCCGCTTATCTCATATGACTGAGCTAGATTGCCGTTTAATATATTTTTAACTTTTAGTACCAGGTTTATATTGGTATTTGCGCCGTTGCTCAGTAAGCAGATGGCTGTTCTTTCATTTGGCAGTATGGCTACTTCGGTACTAAAATTTGGATTACCCCCAGTGTGTTCTATAAACGTTTGTTCGGCGTTTACCGACCAACCTGCCGCATAATACATATCATTGACAGCCGAAACAGACATATCACCCCTATGTGATTTTTCGATGGCCCTGTGAAATATTTCGGGTATGTCCTGCACGATACCCATCTGTATGCCCATCCAACGCGCCATATCTTTTGTATTAGAAATGATATAGCCGGCAGGTTTATTCCCAGCATAATCCGGAGCGTTAAATGGAGTTGTTATAAAAAAGGAAGAACGGTAGCCCTGTGCTAACTGTCCAGTGGCTTGAGCATCTTCTTTATAAACATACGTCTGGTGAAGACCTAAGGGTAGAAATACCTGTTCCTTCATAAAGTCTTCATAGCTTTGTCGTGATACAATCTCAATAACCAAACCCAATACGTCATAATTAACGGTTCCATAGTTATATTGTTCACCGGGAGAGAACGCCAATTCTGCATCTACCAGCGTTTCCACAGTCTTTTGCAACATATCAGGCGTATTACCTTGTGGAATATTTTGAATATGTCTAATATTTGTTAGGCCGCTGGTATGGTGAAGAAAGTTATTTAGTGTAAGGTTTTGCATATCAACAGGTTTACCTTGATACTTTAACGTAAACCAAGGTAAATATTTTTGGATAGGGTCAGTCATTGATAGCAGCCCTTGCTCTTCCAATAGCAAAATCCCCATACCAGTAAAAGCTTTACTCACCGAGGCCAACTCATAGAGTGTATTTTCACTTGCAGACAATCCCTTTTCAAGATCTGCATACCCAGAAGAAAAGTAGAACACTTCACCATCAGCAAGTATTGAGATTGACATTCCAGGCACACCTGATGTACGACAGGCATCATCTAGCAATGCTTGTATTGCCACAGATTTCGAATCTGACAACGCATAACTTTTTGTTGCGAATCCTGAGAATAATATAAATATCGTTAATACAAAAACAATAGTCTTTTTCATACACTCTCCTTTTTGAAGAATTATAAGGGTATAAATAACTTATTTTTATAACTATAAACTAAATTCTAATTTATCTTTCTATTCACCTATATAATATGAAATAATTGTGAAGAGTTACACTTAAACTAACGGGGGCGTTAGTTCAATAAGAAGTAAACAACTTTATTATTCATTTTTAAGCATTACATAAGCAGATGGATATAATTTGAAACAACTTTAAAGAGCCTTGCTGCATATAGAATGTAGTAAGGCTCTTATCTTTTTTAATCAAAATTCAATAACTTTATTATCACTATACAATTAAAGCACTACATTAATCTAGAAATTCAAGTGATTTCAATTTTTCAATTATCATTGACTTATATTTGATAGCTTCATACTGTGAATTATCAATTTTTGTCTTTTTTATATTTAACATATCAAATATTTCTCTTTCAATATCTCTTCTTGCTTCTAAAACTTTAATTGTTCCGTCTAAACCGTGATAGCCTTTCATTTTCGCATACCCTTGATTTGTATAATACTCAATAAATCCAGCAGACCATTCTTTTGCTCTTTCATTAAATACCTTTCTGAATGAGAATTCCAAATCATCTTGTTCTATATAAAACAATACTGGATTTAATTTCTCTATGATTTTCGCTAATGCATTAATATAACTTATAACTTTCTCTTTTTTTTCACCATATTTAACCATTCCGATTGTTAATGGATTTTGTATGAAGCAACATTCAAAAATATAAATTTTATTTTCGTTGTTGGCTATTTCAACAAAATCCCTCCATTTTTCAGTTATTAATTCAATATTCCTCTCTAGCGGTAATTCATATATATCATTTTTGAAAATGGTATTTAATAAACTTTCAGGAAAATTAGAGCTGTATTCATTTTTAATTTTTTTATATGGCAATAAATAATTGTTTCCTCGCTTCGTGACTCTATCACTAATTACTTCTCTAAAATTACCACTATTCACTAACAAACTTTCGAATTCACTTTTATCAAAACAAGATACCCCATCATAATCAGCAGGGTGGTCTGGGTTCCCTTCAAGAAATAACTCAACGTCAATATTTTTTTCAATTAGAATATCGTAAAGCAAGTTTGCAGTGGTGGATTTCCCAAAGCCAGGAAGCCCTTCTACTATGATTAATTTTGTATTCAAAAAAATCTACACCTTTCTAAGACAAAATAAAAAGTTTTAAATTAAAAATAAATTTTCCACTGAACTCACCCTCATCTCTTTTTCTAAATTTTACCATCCGAATAATGCGGTAGTAAAGAAGTTTTTCTTGTATATCGTATACATAATCGGTTGACATAACGTCTCATTATCGGTAGCAAATAAAAAAGGGGATTCCTTCTGAGAGTAAGGATTCCCCTTTTTATTTGTTATAAAGCTATTCATCTTTTTATACATTTCTATTATGGCGCGGTTTTAGGTTTCTCGTTTGTTACTGGATTAGCCGAAAAACTGTATAAAATCTTGTATACTCTTAGCGTGGTTTTTTTCTGAAATACTGGAGGTACCTCATAAAAAGAAGTACCCCTAATTAGAAAAAGGGATACTTCTTTTTATATTTCAGTCAGTAATTTAAATTTCATTTTCTGCTCTACAGTTAATTCTTTTTCTACATAATTATTAATAAGTAGATCAATTATTTCATGAGTGAATTTCTTTTTGGTAATTTTCATTAGTGCTTCAAGTTCTACTTTTGATTCATTAGAAACTTTAATACTTCCTTGTTGGTTTTTAAATTTCTTTTTCGCAGGTGTCTGTATTTCCTTATCTGAGTTGTCGTTAATAGGCGTAACTGTTACTACAAATGAATTGTTCTTATTCTCCACAGGTGCCACTCCTATCAGAAATTTTTATTTTTGTTATTTCTTCTCTAACATCTCATAAAGGTGTTTGTACATCCCTTTATAACCTTCAGATTGTCTCGTTGTTAATTTAGTATTTACATAGCTTTCAAGAAGCATATCGATAATACTGTTAATAGATGCTTTATCCATGCTTTCTTGCTCTTTAATAAATGGTTTAAGGGTATTTAGCTTTAATAAAACAGCGGGTGAAATTTTAGCTGTTTTAGATGGAACTAAACGTTGATCAGGCTTCTCAGGAGCAGTTACTTTTCCTTTATTGATAATAGGCTTAATAACTTGTTTTTTAACAGGCTCACTATTACGGCCAAAATCGTTAGTTCCTTTTATCTGTACACCTTTGTCATTCAAAGTGTTTCCAGGTTTTGTGACTATAGGTTGAAATGGTGCTTTAGACATTATGAACTTCCTCCTTAAGCGTTAATAGTAGCGAAATAGTTTTCATGTTCATTAAGTTCGCTAAGAACATCGATGAATAGCTGATGTGCTTTTTCATCCCACATATCAATATTACCGCTAACGTTAACGTTTTTATGAATCCCTTCGATATCATATACTTTTAGGCGTTCTTGATATCTCACGATTGTATCTAGAACGTTTCCGCCATACATTTCCTGAGCTTGTTGTAATACTTTATTATCCACTCGTTTTCCCTGGTGTAACATCATTGGAATAATACCTAGAACTTGTAGGTCTGCATCATATGTTTCTGCTAAGAACTGCATATAAGCGATGTATGTTTGAGCACCTTCTAAAGATAACTCTTGTGTTTGTAGAACGATGATACAATAATCAGCTGCTATCATAGCGTTATCTGAGTAGTCACTGATTGTTGGTGGTACATCAATGTAGATGCGATCATATTTATCTTTTAATGGTTCTAGTAACTTCTTTAAATATGTAATTTGTGCAACTTCATCCTCTGGGAACATATCGAAGAGGATTTTCGAAAGCTTTCTAAATGAAGTATTAGATGGAATGATATCCAAATTCTCGATAACTGGGATAATCTCATTCTCTAAATTTTGATTTAGAAATCCATCAGTAATAGACTTGTCTATTTGTTCAATGTCACCTGTTTTAGCAAGTACTCTTGTAGCATTACCCTGAGGGTCCATATCCACTAAAAGACATTTCTCGTTAAATACAGTAGCTGCTTCATAAGCTAACATTGTAGCTGTTTTTGTTTTTCCAACTCCGCCTTTAAAGTTACCGATTA
This Bacillus paramycoides DNA region includes the following protein-coding sequences:
- a CDS encoding Y-family DNA polymerase is translated as MYDYSILPNRIVLCVDLRSFYASVSCIKMGLDPLHTKLAVVGDVNRSGSIVLAATPPLKALGVKKMARLYEIPRRKDILVVNPIMSTYIKCSNYITKLALQYVPIEDFHQYSIDEFFMDITDSIHLFANDPYEFALKFKREIYAKTRIECTIGIGPNPLMSKVALDVEAKKTKDCIAYWKYEDVPIKLWPIRPLSKFWGISGKTEAKLNRKGIHSIGDLAQYPLKYLKQSFGVIGEELHLHSNGIDFSRISEKYVPTTTSIGKSQILMRDYNIEEFPIILLEHIEEVCYRMRRQNKLAQTIHFSIGYSKNYAGGFRKTHTMNRPTNLTMDIYKICTYFLHEFYTGEPIRTINVSLTNLINEGEEQISLFDNVMQREKEMKLTKVMDEIRTKFGKNSILRGISYTNSATARYRNTLLGGHKA
- a CDS encoding NADH:ubiquinone oxidoreductase, with translation MYQNSYPYPYQYPQTYMDNMYREFTSKIGTFFTILNNVPISGGTIPSGTRVFIHNVRRDAAGNEIVTIVFPQMVTGGCIARATDVLGSVLEAPAPVLQFRDQY
- a CDS encoding YolD-like family protein, giving the protein MNNANMPKGRGMVKWTPFAAMPEQFAGIREIIKDKAKVERPTLTQDEQELIENMLLCSLLSEEEILITYYEDGFLLTNYMTVVDIDPLNKSILCTDAFYNNMTLKFIDIIDAK
- a CDS encoding WXG100 family type VII secretion target, whose amino-acid sequence is MVQIKVTPEMLEEVANCASNTRIALESIHNNLCNEIDRLCSQWIGASNQQFAQMFNDARPKAFTSINSIIQVEEDLKRIAEKFRNADNQDVTLEEGAMCDKPSSEEKGFDSVKLARDIAGELSGEYDIKKAWDGVDPYTGEKLSTWDRIFAGGMAVAGITPIGKLAKVGKGVKMTAEAVEATKAVTSTKPNYLLFNKTHRDSMPKPKGRGPNGGNLQSHHGLQQQWAKENLGKYGYDPKLAPTVTIETGKGLPHTIISNAQNLRRDERLSLGNGKWSSTLQDELKYLVSDFERAGFSKENISETLEQQYKMLDKLKVKYERIDY
- a CDS encoding serine hydrolase domain-containing protein, coding for MKKTIVFVLTIFILFSGFATKSYALSDSKSVAIQALLDDACRTSGVPGMSISILADGEVFYFSSGYADLEKGLSASENTLYELASVSKAFTGMGILLLEEQGLLSMTDPIQKYLPWFTLKYQGKPVDMQNLTLNNFLHHTSGLTNIRHIQNIPQGNTPDMLQKTVETLVDAELAFSPGEQYNYGTVNYDVLGLVIEIVSRQSYEDFMKEQVFLPLGLHQTYVYKEDAQATGQLAQGYRSSFFITTPFNAPDYAGNKPAGYIISNTKDMARWMGIQMGIVQDIPEIFHRAIEKSHRGDMSVSAVNDMYYAAGWSVNAEQTFIEHTGGNPNFSTEVAILPNERTAICLLSNGANTNINLVLKVKNILNGNLAQSYEISGTQLLDIILSSTTIILCLLAVLLFFLGLRKRKTNEQQPMTKKRTIVTIIFLIATIAQCIMFFAFDWSTILIWQTYSVLTALISSTLLTASITWFVYTHRLDASVRK
- a CDS encoding DUF3967 domain-containing protein, whose translation is MTDEIVYSASEVYKRLGISDSTLRKYMEVLQREGFAVKKDNRGRRQYTDSDIMVIEKLIELSKHDGMTLEKAAKMIAQQIEKVNPDLIQEETEETDLVPFHIKQQLQEQYSVMAQEMNQSILAMEKRLSEQAKQSNEEIKASVEAHNERVEKRLEARDETLMKTLREMQETKRMMQEFRDEVAAAKEKQKPWWRFW
- a CDS encoding ParA family protein; the encoded protein is MTRQATTYVIGNFKGGVGKTKTATMLAYEAATVFNEKCLLVDMDPQGNATRVLAKTGDIEQIDKSITDGFLNQNLENEIIPVIENLDIIPSNTSFRKLSKILFDMFPEDEVAQITYLKKLLEPLKDKYDRIYIDVPPTISDYSDNAMIAADYCIIVLQTQELSLEGAQTYIAYMQFLAETYDADLQVLGIIPMMLHQGKRVDNKVLQQAQEMYGGNVLDTIVRYQERLKVYDIEGIHKNVNVSGNIDMWDEKAHQLFIDVLSELNEHENYFATINA
- a CDS encoding SMI1/KNR4 family protein, with the protein product MNILEKLNEAFTLESYESPASKEAIKELQKFSSIDVPLDYLEVIQHCTNAEINVQNELYIRIWSPADCIEMNEAHNIQKYIPNSLAIGDDEGGKALLYVDGNEGFGLYTVDFGDLDIEETIKIAPSLKALLIDSVGVEELLS
- a CDS encoding N-acetylmuramoyl-L-alanine amidase C-terminal domain-containing protein, with the protein product MGCFAGSGGHNEFVPGANSEYGIEHVEDRRFLDAVAKYVQAAGWKYVNCSDEVGTTKTAVWSNAANNHLRVKDSDVDLQFHLNASPGGTGCEVWLHPSYGNRQLAAKISKAMANALGLRDRGIKFSTDLGWINKTKTGLLPEICFIDNETDMQKYHANFDKAAKAVAEVIVGKTIQSFEGVAIIVNKFNKVVTYEFGTALVPELLGMMDSLGYESCIISGGDKQGLVRFETNYRQGNELDRATAWLDTRGLKYFYTKE